The Anaeromyxobacter diazotrophicus genome includes the window AGAGCGCGAAGAGGAAGGCGGTGCCGAGGTGCGAGGCGACGAGGTAGACGAGCCCGGCGCCGCGCACCTCCGCGTCCTCGTGCTCGAAGACGACCAGCAGGAACGAGGCGGCCGCCATCACCTCCCACGCCACCAGGAACAGCACCGCCTGGCGCGCCGAGAAGACGAGCGCCATCGCGGCGAGGAGCAGATTCTGGAAGAAGAGGAAGCCCGGCAGCCCGCGCCGCCCGAGGTGCGGCCGCATGTAGGCGTGGCCGAAGATCGCGGCGGGGATGGCCAGCGCGAAGAGCGCCACCTCGAAGAAGGCGGAGAGCGGGTCGAGCCCCACGCGGAAGGCGGCGAGCGGCGCGGTCCAGGGCAGGGTGAAGAGCTGCTCGCCGCCGCCGGCGAGCGCGGCCAGGGCGGCCGCCAGGCCGAGCGCGCTGCCCGCCACCGCGCTGGCGGTGCCGGCGCGCAGCGCGAGCGCCGGCCAGCGCCCGAGCGCGAGCGCGGCGAGGCCGCCCAGGAGGAGCAGGGCGAGCGCGGCGAGGTGGAGGGTCACGTGGGCTCCTCGGCGGGGCCGGCGCGCCGCTGCGCGAGGGCGGCCTCGACCCGGTCGAACGCCTCGAGCAGCGCGGGCTCGCCGGCGCGGGAGGCGACGAGCTCCGCCACCGCCGGGTCGCGCAGCGCCGCCGCGAGCACGGCCAGGAGGTGCAGGTGGACCCGCATCGAGCGGGAGACGAGCGTGAAGAGGGTGTGCACGGGGGCGCCGTCGAGCGCGTCGTAGGCGATGGGCTGCGCCAGGTACGACACCGCCACCATCGGCGCCGGCACCCGCAGCAGGATGGGGTTGCGCGGGTGCGGGATGGCGACGCCGTGGCCGAGCCCGGTGGAGCCGAGGTGCTCGCGCGCGAGCAACATCTGGTGGAGGAAGCCGCGGTCGACGGCCGGCGGCAGCCGCAGCGCGTCCACCACCGCGCGCAGCACCGAGGCCTTGTCGGTCCCCGGGACGGCGTGCTGGACGCCGCCCGCGCGCACCGCCTCCGAGAGGCGGGGCAGCGCCGGGCCGCCCTCGTCCGGCTCGGCCAGCATCTCGGGGGGCACCGCCAGGCCGCGCGCCGCGGCGAACTCGAGCAGGTCGAAGCGGTCGAGCTGCCACTGCTCGTGGACGCGCCGGGCGGAGATCTCGCCCCGGCGGATCCACCGCGTCAGCGTGGCGTCGTCCACGCCCAGGAACTTGGCTGCGGAGCGGAGGTCGAGCTGCGTCATCGCGATGGGCGGGGCCTGAGGGGGCCGCACCGCCCGTGTCGCCGCACACTACTCGTCCGGGGATCGTGGCGCAAGAACGCGCCGCGCCGTCAGCCGCCGCGCGGCGGTCCGCCGGCCACCTCGCCCGGCGCGGCCTGCGCGGCGCGCAGCTCGGCGAGCTCGACCGCCTCGCCCACCGCGCGCAGCCGCGGCTGCTCCGGGGTCCCGAAGTTCCCCACCAGCGCCGGGCCGGACGCCACCCCGACGCGGACGGCGAGGCGGGGCGCCGCGCGCGCCGCCTCCAGGTCCCGCGCCAGCTCGGCGAGCGCGGCGCCGCAGCGCGCGGCGCTGGCGGGCGCGCCGTCGTCGCGGGCGACCAGCCCGAAGACCGCCAGCAGCCCGCCGCCGAGCCGCTCCTCGACGGCGGCGCCCGCGGCGCGGGCGGCGGCCGCGAGCGCGGCCTGCAGCGCCAGCACGCGCGCGGTCACCTCCGCCGCCGGCAGCGCCGCCGCGGCCGCGTCGAGCCCGCCCAGCGCGACCACCACCGCGCCGGCCTGCTCGCGCAGCACCGGCTCGAGCGGATCGCGCTCGGCGACGTCGGCGCGCAGCAGCGCCGCCGCGGCCGCCTCGTCGAGGTGCTGCAGGAGGAGCTGGCGGAGCTCGTCGCCCGCGCGCGTCCGCTCGGCGATGCGCATCCGCTCCACCGCCAGCGCGGCCTGGAACCCGACCTGGGTGGCGAGCTCGAGGTCGTCGGCGTTGAACGCGTCGGCGAGGCCGCGCTCGAGCAGGAGCACGCCCAGGATCCGGTTGTCCGCCCAGATCGGCGCGCAGATGCACGACCGCATGCCCTGGGCGATGATCGACTGGCTCTGGGCGAACCGGAGGTCCTGCTGGGCGTCCAGGGTGAGGATGCCGGCCCGGCTGCGCAGGGTGGCCTCGATCAAGGTCGCGGAGCGGCGCGGCGGGGCCTCGGCGGGCTGCGCCGCGACCGAGGTGAGCTCGCCGCGCTCGTCCATGAGCAGCACGCTCGAGCTCTCGGCGCCGGTGGCGGCGGAGAGGACGTGCAGGAGCCGCTCCAGGGCCTCCGCCAGCGTGGCCGCGCCGAGCTGCGCCCGGCCGATCTCGTTCAGCACGCCGATCTGGCGGCGGGCCACCCCGGTCGTGCCGCCGCCGCGCACGGTGTCGCGGCGCGGCGTGCCCTCGTCCGGGGCCACCGCCTCGGCGATGGAGGTGGCGGCGGCCGGCGGTCCAGCCGGCGGGAGCGGGGCGACGCCGGCCTCGGCCGAGAGGTCGGCGATGTAGCGGATGATGGTGCGCTGGTCGGAGAGGATGCCGGGCGGCGGGGCCGGCTCGGCGCGGGCCCGCAGCTCGGTCGAGGTCCGCCCGAAGCGCAGCCGCGCGCCGGGCTGGATGGGCGCCTCGTGCACGCGCTGCTCGTCGACGAAGGTGCCGTTGCGGCTGTCGAGGTCGACCACCCACAGCTGCTCGCCGCGGCGCTCGAACAGCGCGTGCATGCTCGAGATCCAGGGGTCGGCCACCTGGACGTGGCACTCCGGAGAGCGCCCCAGGACCGTGGGGACGTCGGGCAGGAAGAAGACGGTCCCGCCGCAGATGCCGTTCACCACGAAGAGCTCGGCCAAGGGTCCTCGCTAGGAGACGATGGCCGCCGATGATAGCCTAACCTCGAGCCGAGCGCCGAGATGCCGACCTGTCCGACCTGCCGGAGGGCATGCGAGGAGGGCGCCACCGCGTGCCCGGTGGACGCGACCCCGCTCGTCCCGGATCCGCTCCTCGGGCAGATCCTCGGAGAGCGCTATCGCCTGCTCGCGGTCCTCGGCGAGGGCGGCATGGGGACCGTCTACCGCGCCGAGCACGTCGTGCTGCGCAAGCGCATGGCGGTGAAGGTGCTCCGGCCGGAGCTGTCGGCGGACCAGGACCTGGTGCGCCGCTTCCAGCAGGAGGCGGTCGCCGCCAGCGCCATCGGGCAGGAGAACATCGTCGACGTCACGGACTTCGGGCGCACCGCCCAGGGCGCGCTCTACTTCGTGATGGAGGAGCTGGAGGGGCAGGGCCTCTCGGTCCTGCTCGCCGCCGGCCCGCCGCCCCTGGAGCGGGCGCTGCTCATCCTGGCGCAGGTCTGCCGCGCCCTCGCCGCCGCGCACGGCCGCGGCATCGTCCACCGCGACCTCAAGCCGGACAACGTGATCGTGGTCCGGCGCGAGGACGGGACGGACTTCGTGAAGGTGGTGGACTTCGGGATCTCGAAGAACGGCGCCGGCCCCGAGCCCGGGCGGCTCACCACCCGCGCCGGCTTCATCATGGGCACCCCGGAGTACATGGCGCCCGAGCAGGGCGCCTCGGCCACCGTCGACCACCGCGCCGACATCTACGCCTTCGGCGTGCTCGCCTACGAGCTCTTGACCGGCCGGCTCCCGCTCCGCGGCGAGACCGCCATCGCCACCCTGCTCGAGCACCAGACCAAGGTGCCGGAGGCGCCCAGCCAGCTCCGCCCCGGGCTGCCCCCGGCGCTCGACGCGCTCGTGATGAAGGCGCTCGAGAAGCGGCCCGAGCAGCGCCAGCAGAGCATGTTCGAGGTCGCCGCCGAGCTCACCCCGGTGCTCGCCGGGCTGGGGTTGCCGCCCGTGTACGAGCGCGCCCCCACGCCGGCGCCGCGCTTCGCCCCGGGATCGGGCCTGACCCAGCGCTTCGAGTCGCTGGCCGGGCCGGGGTCCGCCCTGTCCCGCTCGACCGGTCGCGGCGCGACCCTGGCGCTGGAGGAGGGGCAGACCGCGGGGTCCCGGCGCGGCCGCGGCCGGCGCGCGCGCTACGGCGCCGCCCTCGTCCTGGCCGTGGCCGCGATCGCCGTCCTGGTCGCCCTGCGCCGCGCTCCGGCCCCGGACGCCGCGGCGGCGCGCGCGCCCGGGGAGCGCGCCGCGGCCGCGCGGGGCGAGCCCACCCCGGCGCCGCCTGCGCCCGCGCCCGACCTCCCCTCACAGACACTCACCGTCACCCCCGCCCCATCCCGGGCGGAGCAGCGGATCTCGCCGCCGGCGCGCGGCCGAGCGCTTGGCGGGCGGCCTGCGAGCGGCGACAATCGCGGCCGCAAGCTCGACGATCTGAAACCGGACCCCTTCTGACGCGCGCGGGGGCGCGCGACGCTGGGATGCATGCGCGCCCTCCTCGCCGCCCTCCTCCTCGCCGCCGCCGCGCCCGCCGCCGGGCAGGACCCGCTCGCCGCGGCCGGCGAGGCGACGGCCCAGGCGAAGGCGCACTTCCGGCGCGGGACCGAGCTCTACCGCGCGGCCCGCTACCGGCCCGCCATCGCCGAGTTCGAGGCCGCCTGGCGGCTCCGGCCGCACGGCGCGATCCAGTACAACCTCGGGCAGTGCCACGAGCGCCTGGGCGAGCTCGGCCCGGCGCTCGCCGCCTACCGCGCCTACCTGAAGGCGGCGCCCGAGGCCCAGGACCGCCGGGCGGTCGAGGCGCTCATGGCGGCGCTGGCGGCGCGGCTCGGCGCCCGCGGGGTGCAGCAGCTCTTCGTGGAGAGCGCGCCGCCCGGCGCCGAGGTGAGCGTCGACGCGCTGCCGCGCGGGCCGACGCCGCTCGCGGCCGAGCTGCCGCTGGGCGCGCACCGGCTCCTGCTGGAGAAGCCCGGCTTCGCCCCGCTCCGGCGCGAGGTGGTGCTCGCGCCCGACCGCACGCTCGAGCTCTCGCTGCCGCTCGCGCCCGAGGCGCCGCTCGCGCGCCGCGCGCCCGACCTCGCTCCGGCCGCCGCGGCCGCCCCGCTCTCCGCCGGCGCCGGGCTGGCCGCGCCGCCCGAGGTGAAGGTCAGCGCCGGCGGCGCACGCCGCTACACCTGGGTCGCGGCCGGCGTCGCCGGCGCGGCGCTCGTGGCCGGGATCGCGTACGGGCTCGCGGCGCGGAGCGCGAGCGCCGAGCTCCGCTCCAGCGAGCACACCGGGGCGACCGCCCAGCAGCTCGCCGCCGACGCCGCCGCGCGCGCCCGCAACGCCAACGTCCTCTACGGCGTCGCGGCGGCGGCGGGCGCGGCCGGGGTGACGCTGTTCTTCCTGGAGGGCACCTTCTGATGCGCGCCGCCGCGCTCCCGCTCGCCCTGGCGCTCTGCGCCTGCCAGGTCGCCACCGAGGGCGCGCCGTGCTCGTCGGCGGCGAGCTGCCCGTCCGGCCAGAGGTGCGGGGCGGACGGGCGCTGCAGCGCGAGCGCGGCCTCGTGCCCACCCCCCGGCCTCGCCTTCCACGTCGATCCGGTCGCCGGTTCGGACCTCGCGCAGGTGCCGGAGCCGACCGGCGCGCTCGCGCCCGCCGCCTGCCGCTTCCGCGCGCTCGGCCCCGCCCTCCTCGCCGCCGCCCAGGCGGCCGGCCCCGGCGGCGCGGCGGTGACGGTGCAGGTCCACGGCGGGACGGCCTCCGGCCCGGCGGTCTTCACCGAGCTGTTGCCGCCCATCGCGGCCGGCGTGTCGCTCTCGGGCGGGGACGGGCCGGACGGCGCCTACGTGCTGCAGCCCCCGAGCCCCATCGTGCTCGTGCCGGGCGCCAGCCTCTCGGGCTTCGTGCTCCGCCCCGGGGCGGACCGGATCGACGGGGTGGTGGTGGCCTGCGCCGGGGCCTCGGCGCTCGCCGCCGTGGTCCACGACGTCCGGGTCGAGGGCGCGGCGCCCGGGGGCGCGCCGCCGAGCTTCTCGGCCGGCGTGCGCTCCACCGGCGCGTGCTCGGTCACCGTGAAGGACGCGACCTTCGACGGGGTCGCGGTGGCCGTCCAGGCGAGGGCGGGCGGGACGCTGCTCGTGGACGGCTGCACCATCGTCCGCGGCGGCCGGGGCGTCTGGCTCGACGGCTCGGTGCCGCTCACCGCGACGATCCGCGACACCACCATCGAGCAGGGGAGCGACACCGGGCTCCAGGTCGACCAGGCCACCCGCGCCACGCTCACGCTCGCCGGGAACACCATCGACCGCAACTGCGCCATCCGCCAGCGCTCGGGGCGGCGCGGCGGCGGGGTGGTGTTCCTGGGGGGGACGCCTGGCCAGCTCGCCTTCACCGGCAACCGCGTCTACGGCAACGGCTACGACCAGGTGCTGGTCGATCCGGCCGGCGCCGAGGAGCAGGACGCGCTCCAGCTCGTCGGCGCCGCCGACGCCGCGCGCTGCGCGACCGAGGCCAACCAGCTCGACTGCTATGACCCGCTGCACGGGGGCATGGGCGTGGCGTGGGCGGGGGGGCAGGGCGGTGTCCACGTCGCGGCGCAGGGGAACTCCTGGGCGGCGGGCCCGCCCGCGCAGGGCGCGGACTACGGCGCCGGCGTCGACGCCGGCGCGGCCGGCGGCTGGTACTGCCCGGCCGCGGTCCTGCCCTGCCCGCAGCCGCCGGTCGCCTGCCCGTGACCCAGGGCGCTCACAGGTTGAGCCGCTTCATCGCCTCGGCCGGATAGCGCGTGCCGGCGAAGGCGCCGCGGGGCGCGGCCGCCTCGATCCGGCGCAGGTCCTCGGCGCCGAGCGTCAGATCGGCGGCGGCGGCGTTCTCCTCCAGGTACTTGCGCCGCTTCGTGCCCGGGATGGGCACCACGTCCTCCCCCCGCGAGAGCACCCAGGCCAGCGCGAGCTGGGAGGGCGTCACCCGCTTCTCCGCCGCGAGCTCGCGGACCCGGTCCACCAGCGCCAGGTTCCGCTGGAAGTTCTCGCCCTGGAAGCGCGGGTTCGAGCGGCGGAAGTCGCCCTCGGCCAGGTCCTCCGGGCGGCGGATCTGGCCGGACAGGAAGCCGCGGCCGAGCGGGCTGTAGGCGACGAAGCCGATCCCGAGCTCGCGCACGGTGGGGAGGATCTCGTCCTCGACGTCGCGGCTCCACAGCGAGTACTCGGTCTGGAGCGCGCTCACCGGGTGCACGGCGTGCGCGCGGCGGAGCGTGGCGGGCGCAGCCTCGGAGAGGCCGAGGAAGCGCACCTTCCCCGCCTTCACCAGCTCCGCCATGGCGCCGACCGTCTCCTCGATGGGGACGGTCGGGTCGACGCGGTGCTGGTAGTAGAGGTCCACGTGGTCGACGCCGAGCCGCGCGAGGGACGCGTCGCACGCCCGCCGGACATACTCGGGCCGGCCGTTGATGCCCACCCACGACCCGTCGGCGCGGCGCTCGTTCCCGAACTTGGTGGCGAGCACCGCCTGGTCGCGCCGCCCGCGCAGGGCGCGCCCGACCAGCTCCTCGTTCTTGAACGGACCGTACATGTCGGCCGTGTCGAGCAGGGTGACCCCGAGCTCGAGCGCCCGGTGCAGGGTCGCGATCGACTCCGCCTCGTCGCCCGGCCCGTAGAACTCGCTCATCCCCATGCAGCCGAGCCCCACCGCCGAGACGGTGAGCCCCTGCCGGCCCAGCTTGCGCGTTCGCATGGACCTGGACCTATCCGGCCCGTCACAGCGCCGCACGGCGCGGTCGCATGGCCGCGCCCGCGATGACGAGCAGCAGGATGGCGCCGATGAGGCTGCCCAGGAACCCGGCGCCGTGCAGCTCCTGCACCGAGCCGCCGCCGAGCGCGGTGGCCACCAGGCCGCCGACGAGCGAGCCCGCCACCCCGAGCAGCGTCGTCATGACGAAGCCCATGTGCTGCCGGCCCGGCACCAGCGCGCGCGCCAGGAGGCCGATGATGAAGCCGAAGACGATCCAGGCGATGATCCCCATGTCGTGCTCCCCCTTTCCAGCCGCAAGGTACGTCCCCGCCGCCCTCGCCGCCCGCCCGGC containing:
- a CDS encoding FHA domain-containing protein, which encodes MAELFVVNGICGGTVFFLPDVPTVLGRSPECHVQVADPWISSMHALFERRGEQLWVVDLDSRNGTFVDEQRVHEAPIQPGARLRFGRTSTELRARAEPAPPPGILSDQRTIIRYIADLSAEAGVAPLPPAGPPAAATSIAEAVAPDEGTPRRDTVRGGGTTGVARRQIGVLNEIGRAQLGAATLAEALERLLHVLSAATGAESSSVLLMDERGELTSVAAQPAEAPPRRSATLIEATLRSRAGILTLDAQQDLRFAQSQSIIAQGMRSCICAPIWADNRILGVLLLERGLADAFNADDLELATQVGFQAALAVERMRIAERTRAGDELRQLLLQHLDEAAAAALLRADVAERDPLEPVLREQAGAVVVALGGLDAAAAALPAAEVTARVLALQAALAAAARAAGAAVEERLGGGLLAVFGLVARDDGAPASAARCGAALAELARDLEAARAAPRLAVRVGVASGPALVGNFGTPEQPRLRAVGEAVELAELRAAQAAPGEVAGGPPRGG
- a CDS encoding GlsB/YeaQ/YmgE family stress response membrane protein → MGIIAWIVFGFIIGLLARALVPGRQHMGFVMTTLLGVAGSLVGGLVATALGGGSVQELHGAGFLGSLIGAILLLVIAGAAMRPRRAAL
- a CDS encoding PTS sugar transporter subunit IIA → MTQLDLRSAAKFLGVDDATLTRWIRRGEISARRVHEQWQLDRFDLLEFAAARGLAVPPEMLAEPDEGGPALPRLSEAVRAGGVQHAVPGTDKASVLRAVVDALRLPPAVDRGFLHQMLLAREHLGSTGLGHGVAIPHPRNPILLRVPAPMVAVSYLAQPIAYDALDGAPVHTLFTLVSRSMRVHLHLLAVLAAALRDPAVAELVASRAGEPALLEAFDRVEAALAQRRAGPAEEPT
- a CDS encoding aldo/keto reductase codes for the protein MRTRKLGRQGLTVSAVGLGCMGMSEFYGPGDEAESIATLHRALELGVTLLDTADMYGPFKNEELVGRALRGRRDQAVLATKFGNERRADGSWVGINGRPEYVRRACDASLARLGVDHVDLYYQHRVDPTVPIEETVGAMAELVKAGKVRFLGLSEAAPATLRRAHAVHPVSALQTEYSLWSRDVEDEILPTVRELGIGFVAYSPLGRGFLSGQIRRPEDLAEGDFRRSNPRFQGENFQRNLALVDRVRELAAEKRVTPSQLALAWVLSRGEDVVPIPGTKRRKYLEENAAAADLTLGAEDLRRIEAAAPRGAFAGTRYPAEAMKRLNL
- a CDS encoding right-handed parallel beta-helix repeat-containing protein yields the protein MRAAALPLALALCACQVATEGAPCSSAASCPSGQRCGADGRCSASAASCPPPGLAFHVDPVAGSDLAQVPEPTGALAPAACRFRALGPALLAAAQAAGPGGAAVTVQVHGGTASGPAVFTELLPPIAAGVSLSGGDGPDGAYVLQPPSPIVLVPGASLSGFVLRPGADRIDGVVVACAGASALAAVVHDVRVEGAAPGGAPPSFSAGVRSTGACSVTVKDATFDGVAVAVQARAGGTLLVDGCTIVRGGRGVWLDGSVPLTATIRDTTIEQGSDTGLQVDQATRATLTLAGNTIDRNCAIRQRSGRRGGGVVFLGGTPGQLAFTGNRVYGNGYDQVLVDPAGAEEQDALQLVGAADAARCATEANQLDCYDPLHGGMGVAWAGGQGGVHVAAQGNSWAAGPPAQGADYGAGVDAGAAGGWYCPAAVLPCPQPPVACP
- a CDS encoding PEGA domain-containing protein, translating into MRALLAALLLAAAAPAAGQDPLAAAGEATAQAKAHFRRGTELYRAARYRPAIAEFEAAWRLRPHGAIQYNLGQCHERLGELGPALAAYRAYLKAAPEAQDRRAVEALMAALAARLGARGVQQLFVESAPPGAEVSVDALPRGPTPLAAELPLGAHRLLLEKPGFAPLRREVVLAPDRTLELSLPLAPEAPLARRAPDLAPAAAAAPLSAGAGLAAPPEVKVSAGGARRYTWVAAGVAGAALVAGIAYGLAARSASAELRSSEHTGATAQQLAADAAARARNANVLYGVAAAAGAAGVTLFFLEGTF
- a CDS encoding serine/threonine-protein kinase, which translates into the protein MPTCPTCRRACEEGATACPVDATPLVPDPLLGQILGERYRLLAVLGEGGMGTVYRAEHVVLRKRMAVKVLRPELSADQDLVRRFQQEAVAASAIGQENIVDVTDFGRTAQGALYFVMEELEGQGLSVLLAAGPPPLERALLILAQVCRALAAAHGRGIVHRDLKPDNVIVVRREDGTDFVKVVDFGISKNGAGPEPGRLTTRAGFIMGTPEYMAPEQGASATVDHRADIYAFGVLAYELLTGRLPLRGETAIATLLEHQTKVPEAPSQLRPGLPPALDALVMKALEKRPEQRQQSMFEVAAELTPVLAGLGLPPVYERAPTPAPRFAPGSGLTQRFESLAGPGSALSRSTGRGATLALEEGQTAGSRRGRGRRARYGAALVLAVAAIAVLVALRRAPAPDAAAARAPGERAAAARGEPTPAPPAPAPDLPSQTLTVTPAPSRAEQRISPPARGRALGGRPASGDNRGRKLDDLKPDPF